The Caproicibacterium lactatifermentans genome contains a region encoding:
- a CDS encoding PSP1 domain-containing protein, whose product MAEVIGVRFKNLGKVYYFDPEGTQLQVGSHVIVETARGVECGEVAMPNRDVPENHIVQPLRKIIQVATDEDMKVVEENCRKEISAFSICQKKIAAHKLEMKLVDVEYTFDNNKILFYFTADGRVDFRELVKDLASVFRTRIELRQIGVRDEAKMLGGLGLCGRPFCCSQFLVGFQPVSIKMAKEQGLSLNPVKISGTCGRLMCCLKYEQEAYQDLQQNTPPVGSYVQTPQGKGTVVAVSLLVGVLQVHLDSAPPEGAPVRCKVSETKLLRLPAARPRQRAKEKAGRTNADKTNGNNRENIRGGRDN is encoded by the coding sequence ATGGCGGAAGTAATTGGTGTGCGGTTTAAAAATCTGGGGAAAGTATATTACTTTGACCCGGAAGGAACACAGCTTCAAGTCGGCAGCCATGTCATTGTGGAGACAGCCCGCGGTGTCGAGTGCGGCGAGGTTGCCATGCCAAACCGTGACGTCCCCGAGAACCATATTGTGCAGCCGCTGCGCAAGATTATCCAGGTGGCAACGGATGAGGACATGAAAGTGGTGGAAGAAAACTGCCGGAAGGAAATCAGTGCTTTTTCCATCTGCCAGAAAAAAATTGCGGCACACAAGCTGGAAATGAAGCTGGTAGATGTAGAATATACATTTGATAATAATAAAATCCTTTTCTACTTTACGGCGGACGGCCGTGTGGATTTCCGTGAGCTGGTCAAGGATCTTGCCAGTGTGTTCCGTACACGCATTGAACTGCGGCAGATTGGTGTACGAGATGAGGCAAAAATGTTGGGAGGGCTGGGCCTGTGTGGGCGGCCGTTCTGCTGTAGCCAATTTCTGGTTGGGTTTCAGCCGGTTTCCATTAAAATGGCTAAAGAGCAGGGACTATCCCTGAACCCTGTTAAAATTTCCGGCACATGCGGGCGGCTGATGTGCTGCCTGAAATATGAGCAGGAAGCTTATCAGGACCTGCAGCAGAACACACCACCGGTTGGTTCCTATGTACAGACACCGCAGGGCAAAGGAACCGTTGTGGCGGTCAGTTTGCTGGTGGGAGTTCTGCAGGTGCATTTGGACAGTGCCCCACCGGAAGGAGCTCCTGTCCGCTGCAAAGTCAGCGAAACCAAGCTGCTGCGTTTGCCGGCTGCCAGACCTCGGCAGCGAGCAAAGGAAAAGGCTGGTAGGACCAATGCCGATAAAACCAATGGAAATAACCGAGAGAACATACGCGGCGGCCGCGATAATTGA
- a CDS encoding cyclic-di-AMP receptor, translated as MKLVLAIVSNDDAALVNNSLTKAGFQATKLATTGGFLKSGNTTFIVGTQNDKVDRVIEILRRQCSRRTQMMPSTSAPDGTMYGTYPIEVTVGGATVFVLDVDRFEKL; from the coding sequence ATGAAACTGGTACTTGCAATCGTCAGCAATGACGACGCCGCTCTGGTAAACAACAGCCTGACAAAGGCGGGCTTTCAGGCAACAAAATTAGCGACGACCGGCGGCTTTTTGAAGTCCGGCAATACGACCTTTATTGTGGGTACGCAGAACGATAAAGTGGACCGTGTCATTGAGATTCTGCGCAGACAGTGCAGCCGCCGTACCCAGATGATGCCCAGCACAAGCGCGCCGGACGGCACCATGTACGGCACCTACCCGATTGAGGTGACTGTCGGCGGCGCAACGGTCTTTGTATTGGATGTTGACCGCTTTGAAAAGCTGTGA
- a CDS encoding winged helix-turn-helix transcriptional regulator, with translation MKKEKSKEKEKKGKKRGRSLSVVGEEEQDALLSHALQLVGGKWKLRILLVLGSAESLRYGEIRSRVAGITDMMLSQSLKNLCASGLIQRQQFQQIPPRVEYRLTEQASGALEAAVKLCSWAKHL, from the coding sequence ATGAAAAAAGAAAAAAGCAAAGAAAAAGAGAAAAAGGGAAAAAAGCGCGGGCGTTCTCTGTCCGTTGTTGGCGAAGAGGAACAGGACGCCCTGCTGTCCCATGCACTGCAACTGGTAGGCGGAAAATGGAAGCTGCGTATTCTGCTGGTCCTAGGCAGTGCGGAGAGTCTGCGCTACGGCGAAATCCGCAGCCGTGTCGCGGGCATCACGGACATGATGCTCAGCCAGAGCCTGAAGAACCTGTGCGCCTCCGGTCTGATACAGCGGCAGCAATTTCAGCAAATTCCGCCGCGGGTGGAATACCGCCTGACCGAACAGGCCTCCGGTGCACTGGAGGCCGCTGTCAAACTTTGCTCCTGGGCAAAGCACCTTTAA
- a CDS encoding YfhO family protein: MERLQKPEQHNYILRAFLLGLATAAVIFIPFMIYDKGYFLFYGDFNVQQVPFYQMCHDAIRSGNWRWSWTTDLGANFVGSYTFYLLGSPFFWLTMLFPSAAVPYLMGPLYILKFGCACAAGSIYLRRYCKSGDLAVLGGMLYAFSGFSVYNVFFNHFHEAIIFFPLFLWAMDEYMYHRRRGVFALCTFLCCFVNYYFFVGQVVFVIIYWLVRWFAHDEQYRSISGKDFALLWVEAVLGVACSCILLLPTLFAISQNNRVNDPSNGWNALLYDRNQRYLHIFSCFFFPPDLPARANFTPDSDSQWASLGAWLPLFSMSGVIAALQSRKKAWYKTLLTVLFFMAFVPVLNSAFQLFNASYYARWYYMLVLMMVLATLACLQRTDVDWGRAIRWTLGITLAIGLSIGLMPNITRTDTNDGRKIQTISYGLEKYPTRFWAYVAIALVSLLLLIIIFRYYRRHKKIFLRMATVGVAFIAVIYSLFYITTGKTQSDDTHNEIIPYALNKGDDIHLPSDGKQFCRLDVYDGMDNLPMYWQRPTIQAFHSIVPGSIMDFYPTVGVTRDVGSRPSTDVYALRSFLSCRWLFDPINHGENFIDSATSQARMPGWEYYATQNGSKIYENQYFIPMGYSYDSYITRKEYNALPEGDRSLALLKALVVEDKDVSTAKATLTHYSNISAASYTEQAYFVDCRSRAATTCSSFTTDKLGFTAKVTADKPRLVFFSVPWEGGWRASVNGAAASIQKVNVGFMAVQVPAGTSTIRFTYQTPGLKAGGVVTVASFALLGGYVYITDDRNRWHKNKTAELPKTSE; the protein is encoded by the coding sequence TTGGAACGTTTGCAGAAACCGGAGCAGCACAACTATATACTGCGGGCCTTTTTATTGGGGTTGGCAACTGCTGCGGTTATCTTTATTCCGTTTATGATTTATGATAAGGGCTATTTCCTTTTCTATGGAGATTTTAATGTACAGCAGGTGCCCTTTTATCAGATGTGCCACGATGCAATCCGCAGCGGAAACTGGCGCTGGAGCTGGACAACGGACCTAGGGGCCAATTTTGTCGGCTCCTATACTTTTTACCTATTGGGCAGCCCGTTTTTCTGGCTGACCATGCTGTTCCCCAGCGCAGCGGTGCCCTACTTGATGGGACCGCTGTATATCCTAAAGTTCGGCTGCGCCTGCGCGGCCGGCAGCATCTATCTGCGCCGTTACTGCAAAAGCGGCGATTTGGCGGTTTTGGGCGGCATGCTGTATGCTTTTTCAGGCTTTTCCGTTTATAACGTCTTTTTCAATCATTTTCACGAAGCCATTATTTTCTTCCCGCTGTTCCTGTGGGCAATGGACGAATATATGTATCACCGACGGCGGGGCGTGTTTGCGCTGTGCACCTTCCTGTGCTGCTTTGTCAATTACTACTTCTTTGTGGGACAGGTTGTTTTTGTCATCATCTATTGGCTGGTGCGCTGGTTTGCACATGATGAACAGTACCGCAGCATCAGCGGCAAGGACTTTGCCCTACTGTGGGTGGAGGCCGTTCTGGGAGTGGCGTGTTCCTGCATACTACTGCTGCCGACGCTGTTTGCCATTTCACAAAACAACCGTGTCAATGACCCCAGCAACGGCTGGAATGCACTGCTGTATGACCGCAACCAGCGTTATCTGCATATTTTCAGCTGCTTCTTCTTCCCACCCGACCTGCCGGCTCGTGCTAACTTCACGCCGGACAGCGACAGCCAGTGGGCTTCACTGGGAGCATGGCTGCCGCTGTTCAGCATGAGCGGCGTCATTGCAGCGCTGCAGTCCCGCAAAAAAGCATGGTATAAAACACTGTTGACCGTACTGTTCTTTATGGCGTTTGTGCCAGTTTTAAACAGCGCGTTCCAGCTGTTCAACGCTTCTTATTATGCGCGTTGGTATTATATGCTTGTACTGATGATGGTCCTGGCAACGCTTGCCTGCCTGCAGCGGACAGATGTGGACTGGGGCCGGGCGATTCGGTGGACATTGGGCATTACGCTGGCGATCGGTCTTTCTATCGGTCTAATGCCGAACATCACCAGAACCGATACCAACGACGGCCGGAAAATACAAACGATTTCCTACGGACTGGAAAAGTACCCCACCCGCTTCTGGGCTTATGTGGCCATTGCGCTGGTTAGTCTTCTTTTGCTCATTATTATTTTCCGATATTACCGCCGCCATAAAAAAATATTTCTGCGTATGGCTACGGTCGGTGTAGCATTTATCGCGGTTATTTACAGTCTGTTCTACATTACAACCGGAAAAACGCAGAGCGATGACACACACAATGAGATTATCCCCTATGCGCTGAACAAGGGTGATGACATTCACCTGCCAAGCGACGGCAAGCAGTTCTGTCGGCTGGACGTGTACGACGGCATGGACAATCTCCCCATGTACTGGCAGCGCCCGACGATTCAGGCGTTCCACAGCATTGTTCCCGGCTCCATTATGGATTTTTATCCCACCGTTGGAGTTACGCGCGATGTGGGCAGCCGACCCAGCACAGATGTGTATGCGCTGCGCAGCTTTCTGAGCTGCCGGTGGCTGTTTGACCCCATCAACCACGGGGAGAACTTTATCGACTCTGCCACCTCACAGGCGCGTATGCCCGGCTGGGAGTATTACGCAACGCAGAACGGCAGCAAAATTTATGAAAACCAGTATTTTATTCCCATGGGGTACAGCTATGACTCTTATATTACCCGTAAAGAGTATAACGCCTTGCCGGAGGGAGACCGCAGCTTGGCGCTGCTGAAAGCGCTGGTTGTCGAGGACAAAGATGTGTCAACTGCAAAGGCTACCTTGACGCATTACAGCAATATCAGTGCGGCTTCCTACACGGAGCAGGCCTACTTTGTGGACTGTCGGTCCCGCGCGGCCACGACCTGCAGCAGCTTTACAACGGATAAGCTGGGCTTTACCGCCAAAGTGACTGCGGATAAGCCGCGGCTGGTGTTTTTCAGCGTGCCGTGGGAGGGCGGCTGGAGAGCCTCGGTGAACGGCGCCGCGGCATCTATCCAAAAAGTAAACGTTGGCTTTATGGCGGTGCAGGTGCCGGCGGGTACTTCTACTATCCGGTTTACCTATCAGACGCCCGGGCTGAAAGCCGGCGGTGTGGTTACGGTAGCTAGCTTTGCCCTGCTGGGTGGGTACGTCTATATAACAGATGACAGAAACCGCTGGCACAAAAATAAAACTGCGGAGCTGCCAAAAACTTCAGAATAA
- a CDS encoding DUF362 domain-containing protein produces MAYQISSDCISCGACAAECPVNAISEGDGKFVIDENACISCGSCAGVCPVGAPQEG; encoded by the coding sequence ATGGCATATCAGATCAGCAGTGATTGCATTTCCTGCGGCGCTTGCGCAGCAGAATGCCCGGTCAACGCAATTTCTGAGGGCGACGGCAAGTTCGTCATCGACGAAAATGCTTGCATTTCCTGTGGTTCTTGTGCAGGTGTCTGCCCTGTTGGGGCTCCTCAGGAAGGCTAA
- the yfbR gene encoding 5'-deoxynucleotidase — protein MYHFFAKLSRMRYIMRWGLMRNVRSENLCEHSWETAVLAHALATLRNRRFGGHVDAQRAAVLALYHDAPEILTGDLPTPVKYASGAIHAAYEKVEREAQRNLLGLLPADLREDYAPLLRQDDPADGELLQLVKAADKLSALIKCVNERSMGNSEFSRAEESTRAALAEMKLPEVNLFVREFLPSYSLTLDEQI, from the coding sequence ATGTATCATTTTTTTGCAAAGCTGTCGCGTATGCGGTATATTATGCGCTGGGGCCTGATGCGTAATGTACGCAGCGAAAACTTGTGTGAGCATTCCTGGGAAACGGCGGTGCTGGCGCACGCCCTTGCAACGCTTCGCAACCGGCGGTTCGGCGGTCATGTGGACGCACAGCGCGCAGCGGTGCTGGCCCTGTACCACGATGCACCGGAGATTTTGACAGGAGACCTGCCGACACCCGTTAAATACGCCAGCGGTGCCATCCATGCCGCCTATGAAAAAGTAGAGCGGGAAGCACAGCGGAACCTGCTGGGCTTGCTGCCGGCTGACCTGCGGGAAGACTATGCGCCTCTGCTGCGGCAGGACGACCCAGCCGACGGGGAACTGCTGCAGTTGGTGAAGGCGGCCGATAAACTGAGTGCCCTTATTAAGTGTGTCAACGAGCGCAGTATGGGCAACAGCGAGTTCAGCCGTGCAGAGGAAAGTACACGTGCGGCGCTGGCGGAAATGAAGCTGCCGGAAGTAAACCTGTTTGTGCGGGAATTTTTGCCAAGCTACAGTTTGACGCTGGACGAACAGATATGA
- a CDS encoding ATP-binding protein: MKLRLPQELCPPSVRTALLSVYETGRVPHALVFEGDAQQTLALAKWLAQVAVCLAPEERPCGHCAGCRKALAGSHPDIMRLGGGEAGRSFHKEEISELRRNAYIRPNEAGGRVFILENAQNLSPQAQNALLKVLEEPPTNVQFLLTCDRATSLLDTVRSRSQIYTLSATEQPQDDGLVAQIALAVCRPKESELLYLTAPLTKDRVRLHTVLEKLMLLFRDALVLRSGGTAVSGETETAEKLAQQFTRAQLYRFVQTAWEMLGDTERNANTALLVTTLCARLRSAAEH; encoded by the coding sequence GTGAAGCTGCGTCTGCCGCAGGAGCTGTGCCCGCCATCGGTAAGGACAGCTCTGCTTTCAGTTTATGAAACTGGGCGAGTGCCCCACGCGCTGGTTTTTGAGGGTGATGCACAGCAGACGTTGGCGCTGGCAAAATGGCTGGCACAGGTGGCAGTTTGTCTGGCGCCGGAAGAACGCCCCTGCGGACACTGCGCCGGCTGCCGGAAAGCGCTGGCAGGCAGTCATCCGGATATTATGCGGCTGGGTGGCGGTGAAGCTGGACGGTCCTTCCATAAAGAAGAGATTTCTGAGCTGCGGCGCAACGCCTATATCCGTCCCAACGAAGCGGGCGGACGAGTGTTCATTCTGGAGAATGCGCAGAACCTGTCACCACAGGCACAGAATGCCCTGCTGAAAGTATTGGAAGAGCCACCGACGAATGTGCAGTTCCTGCTGACCTGTGACCGAGCTACGTCACTGTTGGATACGGTACGCAGTCGGTCACAGATTTACACCCTTTCTGCTACAGAACAGCCGCAGGATGACGGCCTTGTGGCACAAATAGCGCTGGCGGTCTGCCGTCCAAAGGAAAGCGAGCTGCTGTACCTGACGGCGCCGCTGACAAAGGACCGTGTGCGTCTGCATACGGTGCTGGAAAAACTGATGCTCCTGTTTCGGGATGCGCTGGTGCTGCGCAGCGGCGGGACCGCTGTTTCAGGAGAAACCGAAACGGCGGAAAAATTGGCACAGCAGTTTACACGCGCACAGCTGTATCGATTTGTGCAGACCGCGTGGGAAATGCTCGGCGATACTGAGCGCAACGCCAATACGGCGCTGCTGGTGACGACACTGTGTGCACGGCTGCGCAGTGCCGCGGAGCATTAA
- the nrdG gene encoding anaerobic ribonucleoside-triphosphate reductase activating protein, with the protein MACTELRLAGTEPESIVDGRGIRYTVFVQGCPHNCSGCQNPQTHDFSGGYTASIDSLLAEMKENPLLRGVTFSGGEPFAQANALADLAERLKRETTLDLTVYSGWTYEELLKCTKPGVHRLLDLTDYLVDGPYIETQRDLTLHFRGSRNQRVIDMNATRREGHIVLDDLDEETE; encoded by the coding sequence ATGGCCTGCACTGAGCTGCGGCTGGCCGGCACAGAACCGGAGTCCATTGTAGATGGCCGCGGCATTCGCTATACGGTCTTTGTACAGGGCTGTCCGCATAACTGTTCCGGTTGCCAAAATCCGCAGACACATGATTTTTCCGGCGGCTATACTGCTTCTATTGACAGTTTACTGGCTGAAATGAAGGAAAACCCGCTGTTAAGGGGCGTTACATTCTCCGGCGGTGAACCATTCGCTCAGGCCAACGCATTGGCGGACCTTGCCGAGCGGCTAAAACGGGAAACAACACTAGATTTGACCGTTTATTCCGGCTGGACCTATGAGGAACTGCTGAAATGCACAAAACCGGGCGTGCACCGGCTGCTGGACTTGACCGACTACCTGGTAGACGGTCCCTATATAGAAACGCAGCGGGATTTGACACTGCATTTTCGCGGCAGCCGTAACCAGCGTGTCATTGACATGAACGCCACCCGGCGGGAAGGTCACATTGTGTTGGACGATTTGGACGAAGAAACTGAATAG
- a CDS encoding amino acid decarboxylase, translating into MSETPLYTALRHHHALHRAPFHTPGHKCAAGALPPDLLQLDYTELPDTDSLFEASGPILQAEQAAAALFGARRTLFSAGGCSLCIQTMLRLSCPQGGTVLCARNAHRTAVNAMALLGLTPLWVMPKNILNILNKNTDRIDACYVTNPDYYGRLLDISALAAACRRRNIPLLVDNAHGTQLAFTQPDLHPLHQGASMTADSAHKTLNVLTGGAWLQIGEERYVPNAKGAMQLFASTSPSYPIMASLDLARAFLQEHPDAFVPVQRRVQQLSQQAASRGILNVSDDPTRLSLKTAEIGLTGTRAAEIFRQNGVEPEMADGAYVVLIATPWNIREDFARAARAIAALPVGEPLSCGPELPALPPVRMPLRKAVFSASHEVPLQRAAGCIAAEAACPCPPGIPVVMPGEEITPQAVQFLGRYGFLSLRVL; encoded by the coding sequence ATGAGTGAAACACCACTTTATACGGCCCTGCGCCACCACCATGCATTGCACCGGGCGCCATTCCATACGCCCGGCCATAAATGTGCTGCTGGTGCGCTGCCGCCGGACCTTTTGCAGCTGGACTATACGGAACTGCCGGATACGGACAGCCTTTTTGAGGCAAGTGGGCCAATCCTGCAGGCGGAGCAGGCGGCAGCGGCACTGTTTGGGGCCCGGCGCACGCTGTTTTCCGCGGGCGGCTGTTCCCTGTGTATCCAGACAATGCTGCGGCTTAGCTGCCCGCAGGGCGGGACGGTGCTATGCGCACGCAATGCCCACCGAACCGCCGTAAATGCCATGGCTTTGCTTGGTTTGACACCACTTTGGGTTATGCCAAAGAATATACTTAATATATTAAATAAAAATACAGATAGGATAGATGCCTGCTATGTTACCAATCCGGACTATTATGGTCGTCTGTTAGATATTTCGGCACTGGCCGCTGCCTGCCGCCGGCGGAACATTCCGCTGCTGGTGGACAACGCACACGGCACCCAGCTGGCCTTTACACAGCCGGACCTGCACCCGCTGCACCAGGGGGCCAGCATGACGGCGGACAGCGCACACAAAACGCTGAATGTTTTGACAGGCGGTGCATGGCTGCAAATAGGTGAGGAACGATATGTACCGAACGCAAAGGGAGCCATGCAGCTGTTTGCCTCCACTAGCCCTTCCTATCCGATTATGGCGAGTTTAGACCTTGCCCGTGCCTTTTTGCAGGAGCATCCGGACGCTTTTGTACCGGTGCAGCGGCGGGTACAGCAGCTGTCACAGCAGGCGGCGTCCCGTGGCATTCTAAACGTCAGCGACGATCCCACACGCCTTTCTTTAAAAACGGCGGAAATTGGCCTGACAGGGACACGGGCGGCGGAGATTTTTCGACAGAACGGCGTAGAGCCAGAAATGGCGGACGGTGCCTATGTGGTACTCATTGCTACCCCGTGGAATATCCGAGAAGATTTTGCACGCGCCGCACGGGCGATAGCGGCGCTGCCGGTTGGGGAACCCCTGTCCTGCGGGCCGGAATTGCCGGCGCTGCCGCCGGTGCGTATGCCGCTGCGGAAAGCGGTCTTTTCTGCGTCCCATGAGGTTCCTCTGCAGCGGGCAGCCGGCTGTATTGCGGCCGAAGCGGCCTGCCCCTGCCCGCCGGGGATTCCCGTTGTTATGCCCGGCGAGGAAATCACGCCGCAGGCGGTGCAGTTTCTGGGCAGGTATGGCTTTCTGTCCCTGCGTGTGTTATAA
- a CDS encoding LCP family protein, giving the protein MKKQKKPPLKKRYLVRNILILVLSLALLVGGVGCIYVDNVLGKGQFVGDQNSVLNEPITASTVDSGTKYNSKGANQVNGLLKDEAVTNILVIGVDDYQKDDPIGRSDSMMLLSLDNRHKKLKITSFLRDTYLAIPGNGSNKLNAAYHFGACSAVDSGKAKAGDITSVNDGAQLCIKTLELNFGMYIDRYVVIKDSVFDDVVNTLGGVDVNITAKEAGLINCYSGSTAEKLKGVDGVQHLDGAQAHYFGRIRQEGYDENGKNITAPNVYGHYGDVGRAERQRMVVTSLVNKFKSSNLKTLSDTATKVLFKVITNFSRNEVYSLLPQVPTVMNYPMKQNQVPAEGNYDTPVISIGNQSADVVQIKDNQRVVKDALTFLYESDMPDVSKVALAGTTGTDTSSKNEDSSEATVKTSTDDTSSDEE; this is encoded by the coding sequence GTGAAAAAGCAGAAAAAGCCACCCCTGAAAAAACGATATCTTGTCCGCAATATTTTGATTCTGGTACTCAGTTTGGCACTGCTGGTGGGCGGTGTTGGCTGTATTTATGTGGATAATGTTCTGGGGAAAGGGCAGTTTGTAGGCGACCAGAACAGCGTCCTCAACGAGCCGATTACTGCCAGCACAGTTGACTCCGGCACAAAGTACAACAGTAAGGGCGCAAACCAGGTAAACGGCTTGCTGAAAGATGAGGCCGTGACCAACATCTTAGTAATAGGTGTGGACGATTATCAGAAGGATGACCCGATTGGCCGTTCCGACAGCATGATGCTTCTTAGCTTAGACAACCGCCACAAAAAGCTGAAAATTACTTCATTCTTGCGGGATACTTACCTTGCCATTCCTGGGAATGGTTCCAACAAACTGAACGCTGCCTATCATTTCGGTGCCTGCAGTGCGGTGGACAGCGGCAAAGCAAAGGCTGGGGATATTACCAGCGTCAACGACGGTGCACAGCTCTGCATTAAAACGCTGGAGCTGAACTTTGGTATGTATATCGACCGGTATGTCGTTATCAAGGATTCTGTGTTCGACGATGTTGTCAACACATTGGGCGGCGTAGACGTCAACATTACCGCCAAAGAGGCAGGATTGATTAACTGCTATTCCGGCTCCACCGCGGAAAAACTGAAAGGTGTGGACGGCGTCCAGCATTTGGACGGCGCGCAGGCCCACTACTTTGGCCGTATCCGGCAAGAAGGATATGACGAGAACGGAAAAAACATCACAGCTCCGAACGTATACGGACACTACGGCGATGTTGGCCGTGCGGAGCGGCAGCGCATGGTTGTCACTTCCCTTGTCAATAAGTTTAAGAGCAGTAATCTAAAAACTTTGTCAGATACTGCGACAAAGGTGCTTTTTAAAGTCATTACGAACTTCAGCCGCAATGAAGTTTACAGCCTGCTGCCGCAGGTCCCTACTGTAATGAACTATCCAATGAAGCAGAATCAGGTTCCGGCGGAAGGAAACTATGACACACCGGTTATCAGTATCGGCAATCAGAGCGCAGACGTTGTGCAGATTAAGGATAACCAAAGGGTGGTCAAGGATGCGCTGACATTCCTATATGAAAGCGATATGCCGGATGTTTCCAAGGTAGCTTTGGCGGGAACCACCGGTACGGATACCAGCAGTAAGAATGAAGACTCCAGTGAGGCGACGGTAAAAACCAGCACGGATGATACCAGCTCCGATGAGGAATAA
- a CDS encoding tRNA1(Val) (adenine(37)-N6)-methyltransferase: MQLCPEERLEPIGGGHHVIVSRRYGFTTDTILLAKYSMPRHGERCAELGTGCGMVPLLWCNRGCPGEVYALEVQPEACRQAQRSVQLNAFTHLHVLEYDLRNIAVQKASDLPLPLQLDMVACNPPYQPVGDGVPSPQGSRAAAHHEIGCTLTEVAAAAARLLRWGGSFFCCLRPQRMAEAFQTFSAAGLEPKRMRMVQHRLQKAPFLFLLEARRGGRPGLTVEPVLLLEEANVLTQLDGLNARYGEGLP, encoded by the coding sequence ATGCAGCTCTGCCCCGAAGAAAGGCTGGAACCCATTGGCGGAGGCCATCACGTTATCGTCAGCCGCCGTTACGGCTTTACAACAGATACCATCCTGCTGGCGAAGTATTCCATGCCACGCCATGGGGAACGCTGTGCGGAGCTGGGTACCGGCTGTGGAATGGTGCCGTTGCTCTGGTGCAACCGCGGCTGTCCCGGTGAGGTCTATGCTCTGGAGGTACAACCGGAAGCGTGCAGACAGGCGCAGCGCAGTGTGCAGCTGAATGCTTTCACACACCTGCACGTATTGGAATACGACCTGCGGAATATTGCCGTGCAGAAGGCCAGCGACTTGCCTCTTCCACTACAGTTGGATATGGTGGCCTGCAATCCGCCTTATCAGCCAGTTGGGGACGGTGTGCCAAGCCCGCAGGGCAGCCGTGCAGCTGCTCATCATGAAATCGGCTGTACACTGACAGAGGTGGCCGCCGCCGCCGCACGGCTGCTGCGCTGGGGCGGCAGTTTTTTCTGCTGTCTGCGTCCGCAGCGCATGGCGGAGGCGTTCCAGACCTTTTCGGCAGCAGGCCTGGAACCGAAGCGGATGCGGATGGTACAGCACCGGCTGCAAAAAGCGCCGTTTCTGTTCCTATTGGAGGCACGCCGTGGCGGCCGGCCCGGTTTGACTGTGGAGCCGGTGCTGTTGCTGGAGGAGGCGAACGTCCTGACACAGCTGGACGGTTTGAACGCAAGATATGGGGAGGGACTCCCGTGA
- the rsmI gene encoding 16S rRNA (cytidine(1402)-2'-O)-methyltransferase, which yields MSGTLYIVGTPIGNLSDFSPRAVQVLSSVDFIAAEDTRVTLKLLTHFGIKKPLISYFEHNKWQRGGGILDRIAAGENCALVSDAGMPAISDPGELLVKQAAERGIPVAAVPGPSAVVTALAVSGLPTGRFTFEGFLSVNRKSRREHLEEVKNEHRTMVFYEAPHKLLATLQDMLAAWGDRELALARELTKVHEEVRRTTLSEAAEYYAQNPPRGEFVLVIHGAAAPEKEVLSLEDATALARTLMAEDSLSASAAAKQAAAESGRRKNEIYRVLTAKEEK from the coding sequence GTGAGTGGTACATTATATATAGTTGGTACGCCAATCGGAAATTTGAGTGATTTTTCGCCGCGTGCGGTACAGGTTTTAAGCAGTGTCGATTTTATCGCGGCCGAAGACACCCGTGTGACGCTGAAACTGCTGACACACTTTGGCATTAAAAAACCATTGATTAGTTATTTTGAGCATAATAAGTGGCAGCGCGGCGGCGGAATACTGGATCGCATTGCGGCCGGTGAAAACTGCGCGCTGGTCAGCGATGCCGGGATGCCTGCAATTTCGGACCCCGGTGAACTGTTGGTCAAGCAGGCTGCGGAACGCGGCATTCCGGTGGCGGCGGTGCCCGGTCCCAGTGCAGTGGTAACAGCGCTGGCGGTTTCCGGTCTTCCAACCGGCCGCTTTACATTCGAGGGCTTTTTGAGCGTCAACCGCAAAAGTCGGCGGGAACATTTGGAAGAGGTCAAAAATGAACACCGTACTATGGTGTTTTATGAAGCGCCGCATAAATTGCTTGCCACCTTGCAGGATATGCTTGCCGCATGGGGGGACCGGGAGCTGGCGCTGGCGCGGGAACTGACCAAAGTACACGAGGAAGTGCGGCGTACCACACTATCTGAGGCGGCAGAATACTATGCACAGAATCCGCCGCGCGGAGAGTTTGTATTGGTTATCCACGGTGCTGCGGCGCCGGAAAAAGAGGTGCTTTCGTTGGAGGACGCAACTGCTTTGGCGCGCACGCTGATGGCGGAGGACAGCCTTTCCGCTTCTGCGGCGGCAAAGCAGGCGGCAGCGGAAAGTGGTCGCCGGAAAAACGAGATTTACCGTGTGCTGACAGCGAAAGAAGAAAAATAA